A genomic segment from Acidimicrobiia bacterium encodes:
- a CDS encoding lipoyl synthase — MALPTAAPASRVLTARWLGRVHYKEAYDLQKALFERRGGGLTGDYLLLLEHPHVYTLGRRSKPEHLLLAVAEYETLGAEVIQTDRGGAITYHGPGQLVAYPIIQLNSPDVVGYVRSLEEAVIRLLGELGIEAKRSDKNSGVWVNERKICAIGVRVGRRTTMHGLALNVSTELSYFDKIVPCGITDAGVTSIEAETGARLDPADLAKALAEHLASVLDLGSLDFAGVGGGVPMVGQRKRTIALKRSGPPRSAEGQPRPSFLRVKARMGSEYRRIQALVRDLALHTVCQEARCPNIYECWSQGTATVMILGDTCTRACGFCNVKTGKPRWFDDEEPERVAMAVDAMGLDHAVVTSVARDDLEDGGASAFAATIRAIRRRIPRCRVEVLIPDFKGDRSSLATVLNAEPDVLNHNIETVARLQRAVRGAATYARSLTLLARASAHSPRPVVKSGLMVGLGETFEEVIQTMADLKAVGVDVLTVGQYLQPSCNHLEVQKWWPREAFEEIRRVGLEMGFTHVEAGPLVRSSYHAKAAVESAVRRRIDNATACSSFE; from the coding sequence ATGGCGCTGCCCACCGCTGCTCCAGCCAGCCGGGTTCTCACAGCTAGATGGCTTGGACGGGTTCACTACAAAGAAGCGTACGACCTACAGAAGGCCCTTTTCGAACGGCGGGGGGGTGGACTCACAGGTGACTACCTTCTTCTTCTGGAGCATCCACACGTCTACACCCTAGGACGGCGCTCCAAGCCCGAACACCTGCTGCTGGCAGTTGCAGAGTACGAGACACTGGGAGCCGAGGTAATTCAAACCGACCGGGGCGGCGCTATCACTTACCACGGGCCGGGCCAGCTGGTTGCATATCCAATCATTCAACTCAACAGCCCTGACGTAGTTGGCTATGTTCGCTCGCTCGAGGAAGCCGTAATTCGGTTGCTCGGAGAGCTGGGGATCGAAGCAAAAAGAAGTGATAAAAACTCGGGTGTATGGGTCAACGAAAGAAAGATTTGCGCTATAGGCGTTCGGGTTGGGCGAAGAACTACTATGCACGGTCTGGCCCTCAATGTCTCTACCGAGCTCTCCTACTTCGACAAGATAGTTCCCTGTGGAATCACAGATGCAGGTGTGACTTCTATCGAAGCCGAAACTGGTGCAAGGCTTGACCCTGCCGACTTAGCGAAGGCTCTGGCTGAACACCTAGCGAGCGTTTTGGACCTCGGCTCGCTCGATTTTGCTGGCGTGGGGGGTGGTGTCCCAATGGTAGGGCAAAGAAAGCGCACCATTGCACTAAAACGTAGTGGACCACCTCGCAGCGCAGAAGGTCAGCCGAGACCGTCCTTTCTGAGAGTAAAAGCCCGCATGGGAAGTGAGTATCGTCGCATCCAGGCGCTGGTGCGAGATCTCGCGCTACATACCGTGTGCCAAGAGGCTAGATGCCCAAACATCTACGAGTGTTGGTCCCAAGGTACTGCAACAGTGATGATCCTCGGGGATACATGCACACGGGCTTGCGGTTTCTGCAACGTAAAGACGGGCAAGCCCCGGTGGTTCGATGATGAAGAGCCCGAGCGGGTAGCCATGGCTGTCGACGCTATGGGCCTAGACCATGCTGTGGTGACCAGTGTGGCCCGGGACGATCTTGAAGACGGAGGAGCTTCGGCCTTTGCCGCTACAATTCGGGCTATCCGGCGAAGGATCCCTAGATGCAGAGTCGAGGTTTTGATCCCGGATTTCAAGGGAGATCGCTCCTCATTGGCGACGGTTCTAAACGCCGAGCCGGACGTGTTGAACCACAACATCGAAACGGTGGCTAGGCTTCAGCGAGCTGTCCGGGGTGCTGCCACCTACGCTCGCAGCCTCACCCTTCTAGCGAGAGCGTCGGCGCACTCGCCCAGGCCGGTAGTCAAGTCCGGCCTTATGGTCGGATTAGGGGAAACTTTCGAGGAAGTTATTCAGACGATGGCTGATCTAAAGGCAGTCGGAGTGGATGTCTTGACGGTGGGACAGTACTTGCAGCCCTCCTGCAATCACCTTGAGGTACAGAAATGGTGGCCACGTGAGGCGTTCGAGGAGATTCGCCGTGTCGGATTGGAAATGGGCTTTACTCACGTGGAAGCCGGCCCGCTGGTGCGCTCTTCATACCATGCAAAAGCGGCGGTGGAATCGGCTGTGAGGCGACGCATTGACAACGCGACTGCCTGTTCTTCTTTTGAGTGA
- a CDS encoding peptidase M24 family protein, translated as MEAGTFSRTTYASRVSRLLETMANSGVDAVVLSPSSDLLYLCGYDALALERPTLLVITEGRHPTLFVPRLERLRVPEVTTSLAEVVCWDERDEPYEAVAAAIGRARTVAVGDQMWAMHFVELAKRLSNPIICKASEVIGPLRARKDSEELRLLRKAACLADKVASRLGEIVEAGVAEKEIALRITSALLDVGNDSVGFVIVASGPNSASPHHEPTGRTISNGDIVVCDFGGVVRHYRSDITRVVVVGDPPTSFEATYETVRTAQQLAVEAARAGTKAGDVDRVARDWISGDGYGDQFIHRTGHGIGLDPHEPPYIAQGSEERIAESMCFSIEPGIYKEGEWGIRIEDIVVATKEGGVRLNDAARDPIYV; from the coding sequence ATGGAAGCAGGAACATTTTCGCGTACAACGTATGCTTCCCGGGTCTCACGCCTTTTAGAGACGATGGCGAACTCAGGAGTGGATGCCGTCGTCTTGTCTCCCTCTTCCGACCTGTTGTACCTGTGCGGCTACGACGCTTTGGCATTAGAGCGGCCTACCCTCTTGGTGATCACAGAAGGGCGACATCCGACGCTCTTTGTTCCTCGCCTGGAGAGGCTGCGGGTACCGGAGGTGACCACGTCGCTCGCTGAAGTTGTGTGCTGGGATGAGAGAGACGAGCCTTATGAGGCCGTAGCTGCTGCGATAGGCAGGGCGAGAACTGTTGCGGTGGGTGATCAGATGTGGGCCATGCATTTTGTAGAGTTGGCGAAAAGACTGTCGAATCCCATTATTTGTAAAGCTTCCGAGGTAATCGGCCCGCTACGAGCCAGAAAAGACTCCGAGGAGTTGCGGTTGTTGAGAAAAGCCGCGTGCCTTGCCGATAAAGTGGCCTCACGGCTAGGCGAGATTGTCGAGGCAGGCGTCGCAGAAAAGGAAATCGCTCTTCGTATTACCTCGGCTCTTTTGGATGTCGGAAACGACTCGGTGGGATTTGTGATAGTTGCTTCGGGCCCGAACTCCGCAAGTCCCCATCACGAGCCAACGGGAAGAACGATCTCCAACGGCGACATAGTCGTCTGTGATTTTGGCGGTGTGGTGCGGCACTACCGATCGGATATCACACGAGTTGTCGTGGTCGGCGATCCCCCTACTAGCTTCGAGGCCACCTATGAAACTGTGCGTACAGCCCAGCAACTGGCAGTCGAGGCGGCTCGTGCGGGAACTAAGGCTGGTGATGTCGATCGAGTGGCCCGCGACTGGATATCGGGCGACGGTTATGGGGACCAATTTATCCACCGCACAGGACACGGTATTGGCCTAGATCCTCATGAGCCTCCCTACATCGCACAGGGCTCGGAGGAGCGAATCGCAGAATCGATGTGCTTCTCTATTGAGCCTGGAATCTACAAGGAGGGAGAGTGGGGGATAAGGATTGAAGACATTGTTGTGGCTACCAAAGAAGGCGGGGTGCGACTCAACGATGCCGCTAGGGACCCCATCTATGTGTGA
- a CDS encoding ATP:cob(I)alamin adenosyltransferase, translated as MRSKKKWPFKPYTRTGDSGETGLLFGGKVKKYDPGPEAYGACDEACSALGLARAANTDPGLEIVLKKLQRELFVVGAELATAPENREKLRPGETKVSAEMVQSLERLIDALLEFCDPPRAFVLPGQNLLAAYLDYARTVIRRAERAVVAAQAAGWVSNEYLLAYMNRLGDLVYTLARWQEGSKYEKL; from the coding sequence TTGAGATCAAAAAAGAAGTGGCCGTTCAAGCCGTACACCAGGACGGGTGACTCTGGAGAGACAGGCCTTTTATTTGGTGGCAAAGTAAAAAAGTACGATCCTGGGCCGGAGGCCTACGGGGCATGCGACGAGGCGTGTTCGGCTTTGGGGTTGGCTAGGGCAGCCAACACAGATCCAGGTTTGGAGATCGTGCTCAAGAAGCTTCAACGGGAGCTTTTCGTCGTGGGAGCAGAGCTTGCTACGGCTCCCGAAAACAGGGAGAAGCTTCGACCAGGAGAGACCAAAGTGAGTGCAGAGATGGTGCAGTCTCTCGAGCGCCTAATCGACGCCCTTCTTGAGTTCTGCGATCCTCCAAGAGCCTTTGTTCTTCCCGGGCAGAATTTACTTGCAGCCTATCTCGATTACGCGCGTACCGTCATTCGCAGGGCCGAACGTGCCGTCGTCGCTGCTCAGGCAGCCGGATGGGTATCTAACGAGTACTTGCTCGCTTATATGAACAGGCTCGGAGACTTGGTGTACACGCTCGCGCGGTGGCAGGAGGGCTCGAAGTACGAAAAGCTGTAG
- a CDS encoding leucyl aminopeptidase — protein MEFEVSRESTSSVDVDMVALPVLAGDSPRLGPGADQLDSETGGELSRFIRAFGFKAEKGETLVLPSEALGGKTRAPRVMLVGVGKPGTLTAQTIRETSAAVVRSAKNAKTIATTLWKVDESVVDAPAALRATAEGAGLASYRFDRYKSSNSNTGANTCPEKLVLAECPLEEASAALIKARCVVEAVCWARDMVNEPAGSKAPAVLAEEIRRRAEEAGLAVEVWGRDRLERERLGGVIGVGKGSSNDPCLVRLEYVPAQSQDAQPLCLVGKGVVFDSGGLSLKPADGMETMKTDMSGAAAVAAAMSALRGLEAKVRVVGFLPLVENMPSGSATKPGDVLVFRNSKTVEVLNTDAEGRLIMADALSLSSELKPRAIVDLATLTGACMVALGNKIFGVMANNDDFAAAVLDAASRAGERAWRLPLPADYRKQLESEVADIKNIGSRYGGALTAGLFLQEFVEEGIPWAHLDIAGPARSEADEFEIPKGGTGVGVRTLLALIEAMGS, from the coding sequence ATGGAGTTTGAAGTTAGCCGAGAGTCTACATCCAGTGTCGATGTGGATATGGTCGCTCTGCCTGTGCTTGCGGGAGACTCTCCCAGGCTCGGTCCCGGTGCTGACCAGCTCGATTCGGAGACCGGAGGGGAGTTGTCGCGATTTATACGGGCCTTTGGTTTCAAGGCCGAAAAGGGCGAGACGCTCGTGCTCCCATCAGAGGCACTTGGGGGTAAAACCCGCGCGCCTCGGGTCATGCTGGTCGGCGTAGGAAAACCTGGGACGCTTACTGCGCAGACTATCAGGGAGACGTCAGCAGCAGTAGTGAGGAGTGCCAAGAACGCGAAGACGATAGCGACGACCCTTTGGAAAGTTGACGAATCTGTGGTAGATGCCCCAGCGGCTCTGAGGGCTACTGCAGAGGGAGCGGGACTTGCCTCCTACCGCTTCGATCGGTACAAGTCATCCAACTCGAACACCGGGGCGAACACCTGCCCTGAGAAGCTCGTGTTAGCGGAGTGCCCCCTAGAGGAGGCTTCAGCAGCCTTGATAAAGGCGAGATGTGTCGTAGAGGCGGTGTGCTGGGCCAGGGATATGGTCAACGAGCCAGCTGGATCTAAAGCTCCTGCTGTGTTGGCCGAGGAAATTCGCCGTAGGGCGGAGGAGGCTGGTCTAGCAGTCGAGGTATGGGGAAGGGATCGATTAGAGCGAGAACGGCTCGGTGGAGTGATTGGCGTAGGAAAGGGTTCGTCCAACGATCCTTGCCTCGTTCGCCTCGAGTACGTACCGGCGCAGTCGCAAGATGCCCAGCCATTGTGTCTGGTGGGCAAGGGAGTGGTGTTCGATTCTGGAGGCCTCTCTCTCAAGCCAGCTGACGGGATGGAAACGATGAAGACCGACATGTCCGGCGCTGCAGCCGTGGCAGCAGCGATGTCGGCTCTGCGCGGACTCGAAGCCAAAGTAAGAGTTGTGGGGTTTCTCCCCCTAGTAGAGAACATGCCTTCTGGTTCGGCCACCAAGCCGGGAGACGTCCTGGTATTCCGCAACTCCAAAACCGTGGAGGTGTTGAACACCGATGCTGAGGGACGGCTGATTATGGCCGATGCCCTTTCGCTCTCGTCCGAGTTGAAACCTCGCGCCATCGTGGATCTTGCGACCCTCACGGGCGCTTGTATGGTCGCGCTCGGGAACAAGATCTTCGGCGTCATGGCTAACAACGACGATTTTGCAGCCGCGGTCCTTGATGCTGCATCTAGAGCGGGAGAACGTGCGTGGAGACTTCCTCTTCCTGCAGACTACAGGAAGCAGCTGGAGAGCGAGGTTGCTGATATCAAGAACATTGGCAGCCGTTACGGCGGGGCGCTCACTGCGGGACTCTTCCTTCAAGAATTTGTCGAAGAAGGGATTCCATGGGCGCACTTGGATATAGCGGGACCTGCTCGCTCTGAAGCAGATGAGTTCGAGATTCCTAAAGGCGGAACTGGTGTGGGGGTGAGAACGCTTTTGGCCCTCATTGAAGCGATGGGAAGTTGA
- a CDS encoding molybdopterin biosynthesis protein MoeB: MAQNFREFLQKTKQEIEEVDPHKAHALIQDGWKVIDVRTDEEFSQGALPSAIHIDRGFLESRVEDALPDKSQPVVVYCAGGVRSAFAAKTLKELGYQRVVSMSGGFNAWKDAGLEWKVPKVLTAEQRTRYHRHILLPEVGIEGQIKLLESKILLLGAGGLGAPAALYLAAAGVGTLGIVDYDVVDRSNLQRQIIHNEERIGMLKVESAKETIQKLNPDVEVVGYNTRLAAANVVDIIKDYDVIVDGTDNFPTRYLLNDASAILGKPVVHGSIFRFEGQVSVFWPGHGPCYRCLYHQPPPPELAPSCAEAGVLGVLPGIVGALQASEAIKIILGIGDPLVGRLLVFDALEATFRVLRLRKDPSCPTCSEGARIELVDYDEYCLPASEVANPRQ; the protein is encoded by the coding sequence GTGGCACAAAACTTCAGAGAATTTTTGCAAAAAACCAAACAAGAGATAGAAGAGGTCGATCCCCACAAGGCACACGCCCTCATCCAAGACGGATGGAAAGTGATCGACGTTCGCACCGATGAAGAGTTTTCTCAAGGAGCGCTGCCTTCTGCGATTCACATAGATAGAGGTTTTCTCGAGTCCCGCGTTGAAGATGCCCTTCCCGACAAATCCCAACCAGTTGTCGTCTATTGTGCGGGCGGTGTTAGGTCTGCATTTGCCGCTAAGACTCTAAAAGAGCTGGGTTATCAGCGGGTGGTCTCTATGAGTGGCGGTTTCAATGCCTGGAAAGACGCGGGTCTTGAGTGGAAGGTTCCCAAGGTCCTCACGGCAGAACAGCGGACCCGCTACCACCGCCACATCCTTTTACCGGAGGTCGGAATAGAAGGGCAGATAAAGCTCCTTGAGTCAAAGATTCTGCTATTGGGCGCAGGAGGCCTCGGAGCGCCGGCCGCGCTGTATCTCGCTGCCGCAGGCGTAGGAACCCTGGGGATAGTCGACTACGACGTCGTCGACCGGTCGAACTTACAGCGCCAGATTATCCACAATGAAGAGCGTATCGGGATGCTGAAAGTGGAGTCGGCGAAAGAGACGATTCAAAAACTCAATCCCGACGTTGAAGTCGTGGGATACAACACCCGCCTGGCTGCGGCCAATGTTGTAGACATTATCAAAGATTACGATGTGATAGTCGATGGGACGGACAACTTCCCCACCCGCTACCTGCTGAATGACGCATCTGCGATACTCGGAAAGCCCGTAGTGCACGGATCTATCTTCCGCTTCGAAGGGCAAGTTAGTGTATTCTGGCCGGGCCACGGGCCATGCTATCGCTGCCTTTACCACCAACCCCCTCCCCCCGAGCTCGCCCCCTCCTGTGCGGAAGCGGGAGTTCTAGGTGTGCTGCCAGGAATCGTAGGGGCCCTGCAAGCCTCAGAGGCGATCAAGATCATCTTGGGAATCGGCGATCCTCTTGTTGGGCGGTTGTTGGTCTTCGATGCTCTCGAAGCGACCTTTAGAGTTCTTCGCCTACGTAAAGACCCTTCCTGCCCGACTTGCTCCGAGGGCGCCCGAATCGAGCTCGTCGACTATGACGAGTACTGCTTGCCAGCGAGCGAAGTCGCCAACCCCCGTCAATAG